From the genome of Colius striatus isolate bColStr4 chromosome 15, bColStr4.1.hap1, whole genome shotgun sequence, one region includes:
- the SHISA5 gene encoding protein shisa-5 isoform X2, which produces MGFGTLIAIGVTVCAVIIVTIVLCLTCSCCCLYKACRRPRPVVATTTATTVVHAPYPQQPAVPPGYPAAPYQGYQPMPVQPQPGMPVAPYPAQYPPPYPTQPSGPPAYHETMAAGAGAPYPISQPPYNPAYMDPQKPTY; this is translated from the exons TTTTGGAACCCTTATTGCGATTGGAGTGACTGTGTGCGCAGTGATTATCGTGACGATTGTGCTGTGCCTCACCTGCTCCTGTTGCTGTTTGTATAAAGCCTGTCGAAGGCCACGCC CTGTTGTGGCTACCACTACAGCCACCACCGTGGTTCACGCACCATACCCGCAGCAGCCGGCAGTTCCACCCGGCTACCCAGCCGCCCCCTACCAGGGCTATCAGCCTATGCCCgtccagccacagccagggatgCCAGTAGCACCCTACCCTGCTCAGTATCCCCCTCCTTACCCCACGCAGCCATCAGGACCCCCAGCTTATCATGAAACCATGGCAG ctggtgctggagcACCTTATCCAATCAGCCAGCCCCCTTACAACCCTGCCTATATGGATCCTCAGAAGCCTACCTATTGA
- the ATRIP gene encoding ATR-interacting protein isoform X2 produces the protein MAAQSPLGPRKRSGPALCGTGRPGAAPPAVGNGFPPHKRHKSSAAAPWEGPGDPFGDGDDFTADDLEEIDILASQALSQEAAAAPRESRPQRAPGPSGAAAAGRTPRGNSTEERLVRDAFQLEVLQTQHEEIKQKLREMQDEILTKNGEIKVLRDSMQQMEHAMEEQKRSYLLLEQQKSQALSEKEKEFSRKLQSLQAELQFKDAEMDELRRRLQSCERNKHVTQMASLPSPKKNFAIQVKPEASSPQPGKRSFPTKESFGAEMCMRPSYSAGHCITPTASVKEDSKTNHPEVSSLKQETLGKNGSYKCVAKGSSQGSILLNTLMKQPLVPGSVLGLCHLLSSNCEPLPGAVLQPDRLDTKSTHLSSSGMTPEETIPPVSLPEAQKLAITGLNLIAMDEGLSEGSPGARQREVSEPPRSRIRGAVHLLPLVEQHVGAYCQALRLAHGAASANPAAAASRANTSMGSSKEDFRLSLEETTVISLGILYYLVFYSWDVVQALLAAEEGRSSAAGEEHVCKADKNVSCDDQCGTKDGAGTQGELPVAPQDAPSSSGAHRSLFKKLLQVLDVCAARGLQPDTVLSHSLRVLLKLAENSTLDLLINFQHLLSSQTLLRCLCPESPLPAVLLTVRLLAVLAQHPSLVPQLCSHSDTCLLLALYTYITSRPDKSATDVLWLRLEQETVRLLARCVGHRSPVASLPATGCQCQLEVVKALIIMLHRQWMKMRRSEDGLCAYKEQLIQFLRDAVLLLHTLSQKDKLFHEHCLEVLHQYDQAMPGIRAILKNTQVLSACEEMILDELYPEPEAEDQGVDSS, from the exons ATGGCGGCGCAGTCCCCGCTCGGCCCGCGGAAGCGCAGCGGCCCGGCGCTGTGCGGGACGGGTCGGCCCGGGGCCGCCCCTCCGGCTGTGGGCAACGGCTTCCCGCCGCACAAGCGCCACAAGAGCTCGGCGGCGGCGCCCTGGGAGGGGCCCGGAGATCCCTTCGGGGACGGCGACGACTTCACGGCGGACGACCTGGAGGAGATCGACATCCTGGCTTCGCAGGCGCTGTCGCAGGAGGCCGCCGCGGCGCCGCGGGAGAGCCGCCCGCAACGCGCGCCTGGGCCCAGCGGCGCCGCCGCGGCGGGGAGGACGCCGAGAG GAAACAGTACAGAAGAGAGACTGGTGAGAGATGCATTCCAGTTGGAAGTGCTGCAAACACAGCATGAAGAAATTAAGCAGAAG CTGAGGGAAATGCAGGATGAAATTCTGACCAAAAACGGAGAGATCAAAGTTTTGCGTGACTCGATGCAGCAGATGGAACATGCCATGGAGGAACAGAAGAGGTCCTACCTGCTACTGGAACAGCAGAAGTCCCAGGCCctgagtgaaaaagaaaaagagttctCCAGAAAG TTGCAGTCCTTGCAGGCAGAGTTGCAGTTCAAAGATGCAGAAATGGATGAATTAAGAAGGCGACTTCAGAGctgtgaaagaaacaaacacgTTACTCAGATGGCTTCACTGCCCAG ccCTAAGAAGAATTTTGCAATACAAGTGAAACCAGAAGCATCTTCTCCACAGCCTGgaaaaaggtcttttcctacaAAGGAATCCTTTGGTGCTGAAATGTGCATGAGGCCATCGTATTCTGCAGGACACTGCATTACCCCGACTGCTTCAGTCAAGGAAG ACAGTAAGACAAACCATCCTGAAGTTTCATCCCTGAAGCAGGAGACACTGGGAAAAAACGGTTCCTACAAGTGTGTAGCCAAAGGAAGCTCCCAAG GTTCTATCTTACTGAATACACTGATGAAGCAGCCCCTTGTCCCTGGGTCAGTACTAGGACTGTGCCACCTTCTCAGTAGTAACTGTGAGCCTCTGCCTGGAGCTGTGTTGCAGCCTGACCGTTTGGATAC GAAGAGCACACACCTGTCCAGCAGCGGGATGACTCCAGAAGAAACCATTCCTCCTGTATCCCTGCCAGAAGCTCAAAAACTTGCCATAACAGGCTTGAACCTGATTGCCATGGACGAAGGATTATCTGAAGGAAGCCCAGGAGCCAGGCAGAGGGAGGTGTCAGAGCCCCCCCGCAGCAGGATCCGAGGCGCTGTGCACCTCCTGCCCCTGGTGGAGCAGCACGTGGGCGCGTACTGCCAGGCGCTGCGGCTGGCGCACGGCGCTGCCTCTGCAAACccggcagctgctgcctccagaGCCAACACAAGTATGGGGTCAAGTAAAGAGGACTTCAGGTTGTCTCTCGAAGAAACTACGGTTATATCACTGGGGATTCTTTATTATTTGGTGTTTTATAGCTGGGATGTTGTCCAGGCCTTGCTGGCTGCTGAAGAGGGAAGAAGCTCTGCTGCCGGGGAGGAACACGTCTGCAAGGCGGACAAGAACGTGTCGTGTGATGATCAGTGTGGTACTAAAGATGGTGCTGGGACACAAGGAGAGCTGCCTGTAGCTCCACAGGATGCTCCCAGTAGCAGTGGAGCTCACcgttctttgtttaaaaagctgCTCCAGGTTCTAGATGTTTGTGCTGCACGAGGCCTCCAGCCTGACACGGTGCTGAGCCACAGCCTCAGGGTTTTGCTGAAGTTAGCTGAAAATTCAACACTGGACTTGCTAATAAA tttCCAGCACCTGCTGAGTAGCCAGACCCTgctccgctgcctgtgcccagagAGCCCTTTGCCTGCCGTCCTTCTCACTGTCAGGCTCCTGGCTGTTCTTGCTCAGCACCCCTCCTTGGTTCCTCAGCTTTGTTCTCATTCAG ACACCTGCCTCCTCCTTGCACTCTACACATACATCACATccagaccagacaaatcggccACTGACGTGCTTTGGCTGCGGCTGGAACAAGAG ACAGTGCGGCTCCTGGCGAGGTGCGTGGGGCACCGCAGCCCCGTGGCTTCGCtgcctgccacaggctgccagtgTCAGCTCGAG GTGGTTAAGGCACTAATTATAATGTTACATAGACAGTGGATGAAGATGAGAAGGTCAGAGGACGGCTTGTGTGCATACAAGGAGCAACTGATTCAGTTTCTACGGGATGCTGTTTTACTGTTGCACACTCTCTCTCAGAAAGACAAACTGTTTCATGAACACTGTTTGGAAGTTCTCCATCAGTATGACCAAGCCATGCCAGGCATAAGAGCCATTCTCAAAAACACTCAAGTGCTGAGTGCCTGTGAAG AGATGATTTTGGATGAATTGTATCCTGAGCCAGAAGCAGAAGACCAAGGAGTGGACTCCAGCTAA
- the ATRIP gene encoding ATR-interacting protein isoform X1 yields MAAQSPLGPRKRSGPALCGTGRPGAAPPAVGNGFPPHKRHKSSAAAPWEGPGDPFGDGDDFTADDLEEIDILASQALSQEAAAAPRESRPQRAPGPSGAAAAGRTPRGNSTEERLVRDAFQLEVLQTQHEEIKQKLREMQDEILTKNGEIKVLRDSMQQMEHAMEEQKRSYLLLEQQKSQALSEKEKEFSRKLQSLQAELQFKDAEMDELRRRLQSCERNKHVTQMASLPSPKKNFAIQVKPEASSPQPGKRSFPTKESFGAEMCMRPSYSAGHCITPTASVKEDSKTNHPEVSSLKQETLGKNGSYKCVAKGSSQGSILLNTLMKQPLVPGSVLGLCHLLSSNCEPLPGAVLQPDRLDTKSTHLSSSGMTPEETIPPVSLPEAQKLAITGLNLIAMDEGLSEGSPGARQREVSEPPRSRIRGAVHLLPLVEQHVGAYCQALRLAHGAASANPAAAASRANTSMGSSKEDFRLSLEETTVISLGILYYLVFYSWDVVQALLAAEEGRSSAAGEEHVCKADKNVSCDDQCGTKDGAGTQGELPVAPQDAPSSSGAHRSLFKKLLQVLDVCAARGLQPDTVLSHSLRVLLKLAENSTLDLLINFQHLLSSQTLLRCLCPESPLPAVLLTVRLLAVLAQHPSLVPQLCSHSDTCLLLALYTYITSRPDKSATDVLWLRLEQELNCPAEGGSNASCVFLSQTVRLLARCVGHRSPVASLPATGCQCQLEVVKALIIMLHRQWMKMRRSEDGLCAYKEQLIQFLRDAVLLLHTLSQKDKLFHEHCLEVLHQYDQAMPGIRAILKNTQVLSACEEMILDELYPEPEAEDQGVDSS; encoded by the exons ATGGCGGCGCAGTCCCCGCTCGGCCCGCGGAAGCGCAGCGGCCCGGCGCTGTGCGGGACGGGTCGGCCCGGGGCCGCCCCTCCGGCTGTGGGCAACGGCTTCCCGCCGCACAAGCGCCACAAGAGCTCGGCGGCGGCGCCCTGGGAGGGGCCCGGAGATCCCTTCGGGGACGGCGACGACTTCACGGCGGACGACCTGGAGGAGATCGACATCCTGGCTTCGCAGGCGCTGTCGCAGGAGGCCGCCGCGGCGCCGCGGGAGAGCCGCCCGCAACGCGCGCCTGGGCCCAGCGGCGCCGCCGCGGCGGGGAGGACGCCGAGAG GAAACAGTACAGAAGAGAGACTGGTGAGAGATGCATTCCAGTTGGAAGTGCTGCAAACACAGCATGAAGAAATTAAGCAGAAG CTGAGGGAAATGCAGGATGAAATTCTGACCAAAAACGGAGAGATCAAAGTTTTGCGTGACTCGATGCAGCAGATGGAACATGCCATGGAGGAACAGAAGAGGTCCTACCTGCTACTGGAACAGCAGAAGTCCCAGGCCctgagtgaaaaagaaaaagagttctCCAGAAAG TTGCAGTCCTTGCAGGCAGAGTTGCAGTTCAAAGATGCAGAAATGGATGAATTAAGAAGGCGACTTCAGAGctgtgaaagaaacaaacacgTTACTCAGATGGCTTCACTGCCCAG ccCTAAGAAGAATTTTGCAATACAAGTGAAACCAGAAGCATCTTCTCCACAGCCTGgaaaaaggtcttttcctacaAAGGAATCCTTTGGTGCTGAAATGTGCATGAGGCCATCGTATTCTGCAGGACACTGCATTACCCCGACTGCTTCAGTCAAGGAAG ACAGTAAGACAAACCATCCTGAAGTTTCATCCCTGAAGCAGGAGACACTGGGAAAAAACGGTTCCTACAAGTGTGTAGCCAAAGGAAGCTCCCAAG GTTCTATCTTACTGAATACACTGATGAAGCAGCCCCTTGTCCCTGGGTCAGTACTAGGACTGTGCCACCTTCTCAGTAGTAACTGTGAGCCTCTGCCTGGAGCTGTGTTGCAGCCTGACCGTTTGGATAC GAAGAGCACACACCTGTCCAGCAGCGGGATGACTCCAGAAGAAACCATTCCTCCTGTATCCCTGCCAGAAGCTCAAAAACTTGCCATAACAGGCTTGAACCTGATTGCCATGGACGAAGGATTATCTGAAGGAAGCCCAGGAGCCAGGCAGAGGGAGGTGTCAGAGCCCCCCCGCAGCAGGATCCGAGGCGCTGTGCACCTCCTGCCCCTGGTGGAGCAGCACGTGGGCGCGTACTGCCAGGCGCTGCGGCTGGCGCACGGCGCTGCCTCTGCAAACccggcagctgctgcctccagaGCCAACACAAGTATGGGGTCAAGTAAAGAGGACTTCAGGTTGTCTCTCGAAGAAACTACGGTTATATCACTGGGGATTCTTTATTATTTGGTGTTTTATAGCTGGGATGTTGTCCAGGCCTTGCTGGCTGCTGAAGAGGGAAGAAGCTCTGCTGCCGGGGAGGAACACGTCTGCAAGGCGGACAAGAACGTGTCGTGTGATGATCAGTGTGGTACTAAAGATGGTGCTGGGACACAAGGAGAGCTGCCTGTAGCTCCACAGGATGCTCCCAGTAGCAGTGGAGCTCACcgttctttgtttaaaaagctgCTCCAGGTTCTAGATGTTTGTGCTGCACGAGGCCTCCAGCCTGACACGGTGCTGAGCCACAGCCTCAGGGTTTTGCTGAAGTTAGCTGAAAATTCAACACTGGACTTGCTAATAAA tttCCAGCACCTGCTGAGTAGCCAGACCCTgctccgctgcctgtgcccagagAGCCCTTTGCCTGCCGTCCTTCTCACTGTCAGGCTCCTGGCTGTTCTTGCTCAGCACCCCTCCTTGGTTCCTCAGCTTTGTTCTCATTCAG ACACCTGCCTCCTCCTTGCACTCTACACATACATCACATccagaccagacaaatcggccACTGACGTGCTTTGGCTGCGGCTGGAACAAGAG CTTAATTGTCCTGCTGAGGGTGGTTCTAACGCCAGCTGTGTGTTTTTGTCCCAGACAGTGCGGCTCCTGGCGAGGTGCGTGGGGCACCGCAGCCCCGTGGCTTCGCtgcctgccacaggctgccagtgTCAGCTCGAG GTGGTTAAGGCACTAATTATAATGTTACATAGACAGTGGATGAAGATGAGAAGGTCAGAGGACGGCTTGTGTGCATACAAGGAGCAACTGATTCAGTTTCTACGGGATGCTGTTTTACTGTTGCACACTCTCTCTCAGAAAGACAAACTGTTTCATGAACACTGTTTGGAAGTTCTCCATCAGTATGACCAAGCCATGCCAGGCATAAGAGCCATTCTCAAAAACACTCAAGTGCTGAGTGCCTGTGAAG AGATGATTTTGGATGAATTGTATCCTGAGCCAGAAGCAGAAGACCAAGGAGTGGACTCCAGCTAA
- the LOC104553985 gene encoding LOW QUALITY PROTEIN: forkhead box protein J1-like (The sequence of the model RefSeq protein was modified relative to this genomic sequence to represent the inferred CDS: deleted 2 bases in 1 codon), protein MEEQAVRPDMAQGSSSSDWEDSGNNLTSLLWLKDFSLANTSLAKSSCCLDGPDPPSSQRCSTLAAPCSALAAEPACGALSHSPCQPISSSASRTQHHTMVLSPQLAQDIDYKSNPYVRPPYTYASLICMAMEASQKPSISLSAIYKWIRDNFSYFRHADPSWQSSIQRNLSLNKCFIRVPREKGEPGRGGFWMLHPEYAQRLKSGACKQSRMPSTHTHMACPATAPQGTGSLATTDTSSGTYTSILAVNRELQQLLKEFEEATNNQTLTAADGKAGQRHKKPSPTPTAKVTRLCSPGLLSQEQQRELGALKDDFDWEALLNTKPSGDFPTFDTLELTPPLTPPASSTEPDPDLMVQDQHIDHLQGQEQVQVLIKSSLNNPDLDETFMPTSLPQRDWDEETSDCLYNCVHIEQLFEDNDASFPADVSEWSSLTSLLSKHSQAPSLRHRRVAASLRHDQQLLKCSEGLERV, encoded by the exons GGAAGCTCCAGCAGCGACTGGGAGGACTCAGGCAACAATCTGACCAGTCTCCTGTGGCTGAAGGACTTTTCCTTGGCCAACACCAGCTTGGCCAAGTCCTCCTGCTGCCTGGACggccctgacccccccagctcTCAGCGCTGCTCCACTTTGGCTGCCCcgtgctcagccctggctgctgagccCGCCTGCGGGGCTCTGTCCcactccccctgccagcccatctcctcctcagcctccagaACACAGCATCACACCATGGTGCTGAGCCCTCAGCTCGCACAGGACATTGATTATAAGAGCAATCCCTATGTCAGGCCACCCTACACCTACGCCAGCCTCATCTGCATGGCCATGGAAGCCAGCCAGAAgcccagcatctccctctctgccatctACAAGTGGATCAGGGACAACTTCAGCTACTTCCGACACGCTGATCCCAGCTGGCAG AGCTCCATCCAGCGCAACCTCTCCTTGAACAAGTGCTTCATCAGGGTGCCCCGGGAGAAGGGGGAGCCAGGCAGAGGCGGCTTTTGGATGCTTCACCCCGAATATGCCCAGAGGCTCAAGAGTGGGGCCtgcaaacagagcaggatgcca agcacacacacacacatggccTGTCCTGCAACAGCCCCGCAAGGCACAGGGAGCCTGGCCACCACAgacacctcctctggcacatACACTTCCATCCTCGCTGTCAACAGGGagttgcagcagctgctcaaggAATTTGAAGAAGCCACCAACAACCAGACCCTGACTGCAGCAGATGGCAAAGCAGGGCAGAGGCACAAGAAGCCATCGCCCACACCAACGGCCAAGGTGACTCGGCTTTGCAGCCCTGGcctgctgagccaggagcagcagcgtGAGCTGGGGGCACTGAAAGATGACTTTGACTGGGAAGCCCTCCTCAACACCAAACCAAGTGGAGATTTCCCCACTTTTGACACTCTGGAGCTCACACCACCA CTCACACCACCAGCCAGCTCCACAGAACCTGACCCAGACTTGATGGTACAGGATCAGCACATTGACCATCtccaggggcaggagcaggtgCAGGTCCTCATCAAATCAAGCCTGAACAATCCAGACTTGGACGAAACCTTCATGCCCACTTCTCTGCCACAACGTGACTGGGATGAAGAGACAAGTGACTGCCTCTACAACTGTGTCCACATAGAGCAGTTGTTTGAAGACAACGATGCCTCTTTTCCAGCAGATGTGAGTGAGTGGAGCAGTCTGACATCCCTCTTATCAAAG CACAGCCAGGCCCCGTCCCTGCGGCACCGCCGTGTCGCTGCCTCCCTGCGGCACgaccagcagctgctgaagtgcAGCGAGGGCTTGGAAAGAGTGTGA